A region of the Candidatus Thermoplasmatota archaeon genome:
CTCGTCGAAAGCTTTAAGTAGTAGTTCTACCTTATTAACTATTGGGTTCCATCTTTGTAGCATATATAAAAATTAGCATGGAACCCCTAATTTTTAGACACGCTCCACTCTACCGGCATTGGGACAAAATTCTCCTATTTCTTCAGTATAACAATATAGGCTCTCTTGTTAATATATCTTTTTGGAGCATCTACTTTACCAGAATTACCGAAGGGAGTTACCCTCTTTTC
Encoded here:
- a CDS encoding DUF2080 family transposase-associated protein, whose product is MRRIKISTKTITLKDQVEVFYEKRVTPFGNSGKVDAPKRYINKRAYIVILKK